A region of Sulfurovum sp. DNA encodes the following proteins:
- a CDS encoding glycosyltransferase → MNFSVLLSVYHKEDPLFLAQALNSIEIQTLKPNEIVIVKDGPLTSELDQVITQYAQNTHIAYKVIPIQKNVGLGQALNEGLRHCHYEWVARMDTDDIALPDRFKKQIAYLRQYPKIDILGSWICEFENEPSHCNRKRRVPSAHHEIISYAKYRNPMNHMTVIFKKSAVEEAGGYLPLNSFEDYYLWMRMLKKGKIFANLSEVTVHARAGREMIKRRQGWRYAKDEMALGRKAYSLGFWSLVDIVRNSFIRILPRLLPVIVVEKVYNSLRK, encoded by the coding sequence ATGAATTTTTCAGTTTTACTATCTGTGTACCATAAAGAAGATCCTCTATTTTTGGCACAAGCCTTAAATAGTATTGAGATTCAGACACTAAAGCCAAACGAGATTGTTATTGTTAAGGATGGTCCCTTAACTTCTGAACTTGATCAGGTGATAACCCAATATGCACAAAATACACATATTGCATACAAGGTGATACCCATTCAGAAAAATGTTGGTCTTGGACAAGCACTAAATGAAGGACTTAGGCATTGCCATTATGAATGGGTAGCGCGTATGGATACAGATGACATAGCTTTGCCTGATCGTTTCAAAAAGCAAATTGCTTACCTGAGACAGTATCCTAAAATAGATATTCTTGGTAGCTGGATATGTGAGTTTGAAAATGAACCTTCACATTGTAACAGGAAACGCCGTGTACCTTCAGCACATCATGAAATTATCTCTTATGCTAAATATCGAAATCCAATGAATCATATGACGGTGATATTTAAGAAAAGTGCTGTTGAGGAGGCAGGTGGCTATCTTCCTTTGAATAGCTTTGAGGATTACTATCTATGGATGCGTATGCTGAAAAAAGGTAAAATATTTGCTAATCTTTCTGAGGTAACTGTGCATGCTCGAGCAGGAAGAGAGATGATAAAGCGAAGACAGGGGTGGCGCTATGCAAAAGATGAGATGGCACTTGGAAGGAAAGCCTATAGTTTGGGTTTTTGGTCTTTAGTAGACATTGTGAGAAATAGCTTTATACGAATATTGCCGAGACTTTTACCGGTTATTGTAGTAGAAAAAGTGTATAATTCACTGAGAAAATAA
- the gmhA gene encoding D-sedoheptulose 7-phosphate isomerase codes for MHSMILSELESHKTTLEATILQLIPTIEKASIIVTETLKCGNKILLCGNGGSAADAQHIAAELTGRYKTERCGLPGIALTTDTSALTAIGNDYGYDKIFSRQVEALAQKGDLLVGISTSGNSQNIISAFKMAKKIGCLCLGFSGRDGGKMNEACDLNIVIPSNDTPRIQEMHILIGHILCQAVDNMPN; via the coding sequence ATGCATTCTATGATATTGTCTGAGCTTGAGTCGCACAAAACAACTCTTGAAGCTACTATTTTACAGCTTATCCCAACTATTGAAAAGGCCTCCATAATAGTGACTGAAACCCTCAAATGTGGGAATAAAATTCTACTTTGTGGTAATGGTGGTTCGGCGGCCGATGCACAGCATATTGCAGCAGAATTAACTGGACGATACAAAACAGAAAGGTGTGGACTTCCTGGTATCGCCCTTACTACAGACACTTCAGCATTAACGGCTATAGGAAATGACTATGGCTATGATAAAATCTTCAGTAGGCAAGTTGAGGCATTGGCACAAAAAGGTGATCTTCTAGTAGGTATTTCTACTAGCGGAAACTCTCAAAATATTATCTCTGCTTTTAAAATGGCTAAAAAAATAGGTTGCCTATGTCTTGGTTTTTCAGGCAGAGATGGTGGAAAAATGAATGAAGCGTGTGATCTTAATATTGTTATTCCTTCTAACGATACTCCTCGCATACAAGAGATGCATATTCTCATTGGTCATATACTGTGTCAGGCTGTAGATAATATGCCTAATTGA
- a CDS encoding LicD family protein produces the protein MLSRVKYFLEKNRFIATIARFAYRRTILKYKHYRQNRNFLKNAKEALLQISFVFDELKNDYWLEFGTLLGAIREKGFISHDIDIDLGLWLKDYNPNHDLVFKKYGFKRVRKIEIDNRKYGLEETYIYNGITIDLFYFRRENDILISHNFINENGKSWEKTIHDRGGLIVREKYIPYSKLIKINFLDISTYIPKDYDIHLKAIYGNTYMIPNPKWNPYTMEKNVKILEDKIGKVYNYN, from the coding sequence GTGTTAAGTAGAGTTAAATATTTTTTAGAAAAAAATAGATTTATAGCAACCATTGCAAGGTTTGCATATAGAAGAACAATTTTAAAATACAAACATTACAGACAAAATAGAAACTTTTTAAAAAATGCCAAAGAGGCATTATTGCAAATTAGTTTTGTATTTGATGAATTAAAAAATGATTATTGGCTGGAGTTTGGAACACTATTAGGGGCAATTAGAGAAAAAGGTTTTATTTCCCATGATATAGATATAGATCTAGGCTTATGGTTAAAAGATTACAACCCTAATCATGATTTAGTTTTTAAAAAATATGGCTTTAAAAGGGTTAGAAAAATAGAAATAGATAACAGGAAATATGGTTTAGAGGAAACATATATCTATAACGGCATAACGATAGATCTATTTTATTTTAGACGAGAGAATGATATTCTTATTTCTCATAATTTTATTAATGAAAATGGTAAAAGTTGGGAAAAAACTATTCATGATAGAGGAGGATTAATAGTAAGAGAGAAATATATACCATACTCAAAACTTATAAAAATAAACTTCTTAGATATTTCTACTTATATCCCAAAAGATTATGACATACATTTAAAAGCAATTTATGGCAATACCTATATGATACCAAACCCAAAATGGAATCCATATACTATGGAAAAAAATGTAAAAATACTAGAAGATAAAATTGGTAAAGTATATAATTATAACTAG
- the waaC gene encoding lipopolysaccharide heptosyltransferase I, translating into MKIAIVKLSAMGDIIHAMTALQYLKAVNPHIQIDWITEEVFAPILEYNPDIDTILPVNLKGLKKRRSQFFIEVKKIRTYAKNNYDLVVDVQGLLKSSVVSRIIGKTVGFDAQSSREPIASLFYSKCFQIPYEMNVIERNIKLILQAIGSSDKGIDLMTKKPFLFFAESERKNILHFLKKRGAHIVHFLGSSWESKVYPKEKFLQVIQGLEGNHLLVWGSEEEKKSAEYIASRSNAEVVPRLTLGELKALISSADLVIGGDSGPTHMAWALNRPSIMLFGPTLATRSTLQTTINRVVDCGKEIDPKNIDKKDFCIGNIPAEKVISLAKELGV; encoded by the coding sequence ATGAAAATTGCAATTGTTAAACTATCAGCCATGGGCGATATTATACATGCCATGACGGCACTTCAATATCTCAAAGCAGTTAACCCTCATATACAAATAGATTGGATTACCGAAGAGGTGTTTGCACCTATATTGGAATATAATCCTGATATTGACACGATCCTTCCTGTAAACTTAAAAGGTTTAAAAAAAAGAAGATCCCAGTTTTTTATAGAGGTAAAAAAAATACGTACATATGCTAAAAATAATTATGATTTGGTCGTAGACGTACAAGGACTTTTAAAATCATCAGTTGTCTCTCGTATAATTGGTAAAACAGTAGGATTTGATGCGCAATCATCAAGAGAACCTATAGCCTCTTTATTTTATTCGAAATGCTTTCAAATACCATATGAGATGAATGTTATTGAACGTAATATAAAATTAATACTTCAAGCTATTGGAAGTTCCGATAAAGGGATTGATCTTATGACCAAAAAACCTTTTTTATTTTTTGCAGAATCAGAGAGAAAAAATATACTTCATTTTCTTAAGAAGAGAGGAGCACATATTGTTCATTTTTTAGGTTCAAGTTGGGAGAGTAAGGTATACCCCAAAGAGAAATTTCTTCAGGTGATTCAAGGATTGGAGGGAAATCACCTTTTGGTATGGGGGTCAGAAGAGGAGAAGAAAAGTGCAGAGTATATTGCCTCAAGAAGCAATGCAGAGGTAGTTCCTAGGTTGACATTAGGAGAGCTTAAGGCATTGATTTCATCTGCTGATTTGGTCATTGGGGGAGATAGTGGTCCTACCCATATGGCTTGGGCTTTAAATCGTCCAAGTATTATGCTCTTTGGACCAACATTGGCGACAAGAAGTACATTACAAACAACAATCAATAGAGTAGTTGATTGTGGAAAAGAGATAGATCCTAAAAACATAGATAAAAAAGATTTCTGTATTGGCAATATTCCTGCAGAAAAAGTTATTTCACTGGCTAAGGAGCTTGGAGTATGA
- a CDS encoding LicD family protein, which yields MIKKLLRPVKYFLFAIEALFVSKYNSIFHKNFTCNKNSKRCESNRKSPNFRFDLLGKNAPKCCVTNLYHLLKDITELFDKHNIEYQLCCGTLLGAFRHKGFIPWDTDVDLLVPESKKKEILNILSDKFNRQYYVEEERDDSIVGSLIKVHISKINSLHVDLYTYIQKNDEFIYAHNRKFKVENVYPLQKITFYNLKLSAPKNIEEQLIVLYGKDYMKYAYKQWALNKQKFKLIKFMPAKINL from the coding sequence GTGATAAAAAAACTATTGAGACCAGTCAAATATTTTCTGTTTGCAATAGAAGCACTTTTTGTATCAAAATATAATAGTATATTTCATAAGAATTTTACATGCAATAAGAACTCTAAAAGATGCGAGTCTAATAGAAAAAGTCCAAATTTTAGATTTGATTTATTGGGAAAAAATGCACCTAAATGCTGCGTTACTAACCTATATCATCTTTTAAAAGATATTACTGAATTATTTGATAAACATAATATTGAATACCAACTATGTTGTGGGACCCTTTTGGGTGCATTTAGACACAAGGGGTTTATCCCTTGGGATACGGATGTTGATTTGCTGGTACCAGAAAGTAAAAAAAAAGAAATATTAAATATTTTATCGGATAAATTTAATCGTCAGTATTATGTAGAAGAGGAGAGGGACGATAGTATTGTGGGCAGCTTAATAAAAGTACATATAAGCAAAATAAACTCTTTACATGTTGATTTGTATACGTATATTCAAAAAAATGATGAGTTCATTTATGCACATAATAGAAAATTTAAAGTAGAAAATGTATACCCCCTTCAAAAAATAACATTTTATAACCTTAAACTATCTGCCCCTAAAAATATAGAAGAGCAATTGATTGTATTGTATGGGAAAGATTACATGAAATATGCCTATAAACAGTGGGCCTTAAATAAACAAAAATTTAAATTAATAAAATTTATGCCTGCAAAAATAAATTTATGA
- a CDS encoding glycosyltransferase, whose translation MKNNLISVIMSVYNEDPRWLREAVESILNQTYKELEFIIIMDNPNNLALIEILEEYAKNDSRIKLFINQKNMGLVYSLNRALKYASGAYIARMDADDISYQERLKKQLNYLQTKNLDLIGTNIRLFRNGNDYFYESDKLLTHKYLKKMLQYGAIGIVHPTFFGKKEMFENLNGYKNVLYAEDMEFLSRALCRGYKVGNMQEILLDCRYRNDSITKTYAYVMHENTQYITNIFKRCLKTENYDLYPREYETAADKEKNFNTKQILLAEARAALGDKKYIKAIFKILIAIYYSRSTLYALKINLALKILKILETRNQKREKK comes from the coding sequence ATGAAAAATAATCTTATTTCGGTGATTATGAGTGTTTACAATGAAGATCCAAGGTGGTTAAGAGAGGCTGTAGAATCCATATTGAACCAAACATACAAAGAACTAGAATTTATCATCATTATGGATAACCCAAATAACTTAGCATTAATAGAGATATTGGAGGAATATGCAAAAAATGATAGTAGAATAAAACTATTTATTAATCAAAAAAATATGGGATTGGTATATAGTTTAAATAGAGCATTAAAATATGCTAGTGGAGCATATATTGCAAGAATGGATGCTGATGATATATCTTACCAAGAAAGGCTCAAGAAGCAACTAAATTATTTGCAAACAAAAAATTTAGATCTAATAGGTACAAATATTCGTTTATTTAGAAATGGGAATGACTACTTTTATGAAAGCGATAAGCTGTTAACGCATAAATATCTTAAAAAAATGTTGCAATATGGTGCCATAGGTATTGTGCATCCTACTTTTTTTGGTAAAAAAGAGATGTTTGAAAATTTAAATGGATATAAAAATGTTTTGTATGCTGAAGATATGGAATTTTTATCTCGTGCACTGTGTAGGGGGTATAAAGTTGGCAATATGCAAGAGATACTTCTTGATTGCCGATATCGTAATGATAGTATCACAAAAACATATGCATATGTTATGCATGAAAACACGCAATATATAACTAATATTTTTAAGCGATGTCTCAAAACAGAAAACTACGATCTCTATCCTAGGGAGTACGAAACTGCAGCAGACAAAGAAAAGAATTTTAATACAAAACAAATACTTTTAGCAGAAGCAAGAGCAGCTTTGGGCGATAAAAAATATATAAAAGCAATATTTAAAATTTTAATTGCTATTTATTATTCACGAAGTACATTGTATGCACTAAAAATAAATCTTGCACTTAAGATATTAAAAATATTAGAAACTAGAAATCAAAAAAGAGAAAAAAAATGA
- a CDS encoding ABC transporter ATP-binding protein/permease gives MKQLIKYFLPYMLDGYKREFFLSILGMIAVALGTTLSAHLLKPVLDDIFINKDQQMLKLIPIAIVGVFMLKSIGRFVQTYYTVYIGDDIVRKLRNKLAKHLMYQDIGYLNRMRSGELLSRVTNDINRIQLVVSSMIPTMMVKLLLIVTLISYIIYQSPKLAFYFLVIMPLALLPLQILAKKMKRYSMRAQESNSDLTSRLTEIFNNIEVIKSNSSQNFEYERFAKENMNFFQLAIKQMKINALVGPSLEVFGSMAIAVAIYVGALQVIHDEITVGTFFAFVTALFMLYDPIKVLSNIHNSIQDAVAAMERMNELFEHKPTIISGKSELPFVQNVYFENVSLTYGSKIALTHINLEAQKGRVYALVGDSGAGKSSFVNLLVRFYDPTSGIIKINKKSISEYTLTSLHSKIAYVTQRVYIFQDTILANVAYGEVPNEEKVINALKRAYAWEFVKKMAEGIHTSLDEFGVNLSGGQRQRIALARALYKDPDILILDEATSALDNKSEKAIQKALENIKSEMITFIVAHRLTTIEKADTVLLFESGKIIEQGNYQALLHDSESFRKLANKQEP, from the coding sequence ATGAAACAGCTGATTAAATACTTTCTTCCTTATATGCTTGATGGCTACAAGAGAGAATTTTTTCTCTCGATACTTGGTATGATCGCAGTAGCATTAGGCACAACACTTTCGGCACATCTACTAAAACCGGTACTTGATGATATCTTTATCAACAAAGATCAACAGATGTTGAAATTGATACCAATTGCGATTGTTGGTGTTTTTATGTTGAAATCGATTGGTCGGTTTGTGCAAACTTATTACACTGTTTATATTGGGGATGATATTGTAAGAAAACTTCGTAATAAACTTGCTAAACATCTTATGTATCAAGATATTGGATATCTCAACCGTATGCGTAGTGGTGAATTACTTAGTCGTGTTACAAATGATATTAACCGTATTCAATTGGTAGTCTCTTCTATGATTCCAACGATGATGGTTAAATTATTACTTATTGTAACGCTAATAAGCTATATTATCTATCAAAGTCCTAAGCTTGCATTCTATTTTTTGGTTATTATGCCACTTGCGTTGTTACCGCTTCAGATATTGGCAAAAAAAATGAAGAGATACTCTATGCGTGCGCAGGAGAGTAACTCTGATTTAACCTCTCGCCTAACAGAGATTTTTAATAATATTGAAGTGATTAAGTCAAACTCTTCACAGAATTTTGAGTATGAGCGTTTTGCTAAGGAAAATATGAATTTTTTTCAACTTGCAATTAAGCAGATGAAAATAAATGCACTTGTTGGCCCCTCTTTAGAGGTTTTTGGTTCTATGGCAATTGCCGTTGCTATTTATGTAGGCGCACTTCAAGTTATCCATGATGAGATTACTGTGGGAACTTTTTTTGCCTTTGTAACAGCACTTTTTATGCTGTATGATCCTATCAAAGTACTTTCCAATATACACAATTCTATTCAAGATGCTGTTGCTGCAATGGAGCGTATGAATGAATTGTTTGAACATAAGCCTACTATAATATCAGGAAAGAGTGAGTTGCCTTTTGTTCAAAATGTTTATTTTGAAAATGTCTCCTTGACATATGGAAGTAAGATAGCACTTACACATATTAATCTTGAAGCTCAAAAAGGTAGGGTTTATGCTTTGGTTGGCGATAGTGGGGCAGGAAAGAGTAGTTTTGTTAATCTATTGGTACGTTTCTATGACCCAACTTCAGGCATTATAAAGATTAACAAGAAGAGTATTTCTGAGTACACACTTACATCTTTACATAGCAAGATTGCTTATGTTACTCAGCGTGTCTATATTTTTCAAGATACCATTCTTGCCAATGTTGCTTACGGTGAAGTACCAAACGAAGAGAAAGTAATCAATGCACTTAAGCGAGCATATGCATGGGAGTTCGTAAAGAAGATGGCTGAGGGTATCCATACATCATTAGATGAGTTTGGTGTAAATCTTAGTGGTGGACAACGTCAGCGTATTGCACTCGCAAGAGCACTCTATAAAGATCCAGATATCCTTATTCTCGATGAAGCAACTTCCGCATTGGACAATAAAAGTGAAAAGGCAATACAAAAAGCCCTCGAAAATATTAAAAGTGAAATGATTACCTTTATTGTAGCTCATAGACTTACTACTATAGAAAAAGCAGATACTGTTTTACTTTTTGAATCTGGTAAAATTATTGAACAAGGCAACTATCAAGCATTACTCCATGATTCCGAATCTTTTCGAAAGCTTGCTAATAAGCAAGAGCCCTAA
- a CDS encoding lipid A biosynthesis acyltransferase, whose product MKDFFSVILFYTFKVFISLLPDRFMYTIMKSISYMIYRFDHKHRKIVETNLNLAYGEEISKEKKKEIARKTYLNILLLLVDFIRNHGISHQSLLKKVTFQNEHILTNALKNKKRVILIGAHYGNWELLLLSIAARFGLFTGVGRKLNSPMMDRILKKNRQQFNMEMLDKKGAMKSMIQTLKNNRILGLLVDQNTSDNEGILIDFFGKQARHTPSAAILARRCDALIVPVFITMDSYPHHTVTFYDPIVVDKTDDKDLDIRLSVQKQAALTEQIIRQKPEEWFWLHRRWKNQYKEYYQ is encoded by the coding sequence ATGAAAGATTTTTTTTCTGTAATACTTTTTTATACCTTTAAAGTTTTTATATCATTATTGCCTGATCGTTTTATGTATACAATAATGAAAAGTATTTCTTATATGATATATCGTTTTGATCATAAGCATAGAAAGATTGTGGAGACTAATCTAAACCTTGCTTATGGAGAAGAGATTTCAAAAGAGAAGAAAAAAGAAATTGCAAGGAAAACGTATTTAAATATTTTACTTTTACTAGTCGATTTTATTCGAAACCATGGTATTTCTCACCAATCATTACTAAAAAAAGTAACATTTCAAAATGAGCATATTTTGACCAATGCCCTTAAAAACAAGAAGAGGGTTATTTTGATTGGGGCTCACTACGGAAATTGGGAATTACTACTTCTTTCTATTGCAGCAAGATTTGGGTTATTTACGGGAGTTGGAAGAAAATTAAATTCTCCTATGATGGATAGAATATTGAAGAAAAATCGTCAACAGTTTAATATGGAAATGCTTGATAAAAAAGGAGCAATGAAATCAATGATTCAGACATTGAAAAATAATCGCATATTGGGTTTACTGGTTGATCAAAATACTAGCGATAATGAAGGAATATTGATTGACTTTTTTGGCAAACAAGCAAGACATACACCATCAGCAGCTATTTTGGCACGACGTTGTGATGCATTAATTGTTCCAGTATTTATTACTATGGATTCCTATCCTCATCATACGGTTACTTTTTATGATCCAATTGTGGTAGACAAAACAGATGATAAAGATTTGGATATACGCCTTTCTGTACAAAAACAAGCTGCATTAACAGAACAGATTATTCGACAAAAACCAGAAGAGTGGTTTTGGTTACACCGCCGATGGAAAAACCAGTATAAAGAATATTATCAATAA
- a CDS encoding undecaprenyl/decaprenyl-phosphate alpha-N-acetylglucosaminyl 1-phosphate transferase, with translation MNFISLYSFVISLLSLILIILLSRKYQFFLDPEHSTKPQHFHTSTTSRGGGIGIFLGIILLLFSPLGVQLMLPLLLAFLSGILEDYHNTLSPHFRLILQVFAAISAIWLTHSVVTYLGLGINMPYWLGMLFSAFAIVGMMNAINIIDGFNGLAAGVIFFILLSFDITAHQNNSSEMVQIIEIIMGAILGFMVLNFPKGKIFLGDGGAYLLGFIVSIIGIFLASRYESVSPWYILTVFIYPVWEVIFSIIRKLSLGLSPLKPDNKHLHMLIYRQLTKNNPLTALFIVMSTLPFMVLSTVYSSKSISNILIAFTFISSYLILYRYLLQKEKYSL, from the coding sequence ATGAATTTTATATCACTTTACTCCTTTGTTATCTCTTTGCTTAGCTTAATATTGATTATCCTCCTTAGTCGAAAATACCAGTTCTTCTTAGATCCAGAACATAGTACAAAACCTCAACATTTTCATACTTCTACAACATCACGTGGAGGAGGTATCGGTATTTTTCTTGGTATAATTTTACTTCTTTTTTCTCCTTTAGGTGTACAACTGATGCTTCCTTTGCTACTTGCCTTTCTCAGCGGTATTTTAGAGGATTACCATAACACTCTAAGTCCCCATTTCCGACTTATTCTTCAGGTTTTTGCTGCAATAAGTGCAATTTGGCTTACACATTCTGTTGTTACCTATCTTGGACTAGGTATCAATATGCCCTATTGGCTTGGTATGCTTTTTAGTGCTTTTGCCATTGTAGGCATGATGAATGCTATTAATATTATTGATGGGTTCAATGGTCTTGCTGCTGGTGTGATTTTTTTTATCCTGCTTTCTTTTGATATCACTGCCCATCAAAATAATAGTAGCGAAATGGTACAAATCATTGAAATTATTATGGGCGCAATACTAGGTTTTATGGTACTCAATTTTCCCAAAGGTAAGATATTTCTTGGAGATGGAGGTGCCTATTTGCTTGGTTTTATAGTCTCAATTATAGGTATTTTTCTAGCAAGTAGGTATGAAAGTGTTAGTCCTTGGTATATTTTAACTGTATTTATCTATCCTGTTTGGGAGGTTATCTTTTCCATTATTCGCAAACTTAGTCTCGGACTATCTCCCCTGAAACCCGATAATAAACACCTACATATGCTTATCTATAGGCAACTCACAAAAAACAATCCATTAACTGCACTTTTTATCGTAATGTCTACTCTTCCATTTATGGTACTCTCTACAGTCTATTCTAGCAAGTCTATAAGCAATATCCTCATTGCCTTTACTTTTATTTCTTCTTATCTAATCTTATACCGTTATCTATTGCAAAAAGAGAAATATTCTCTTTAG
- a CDS encoding peptide-binding protein — translation MENKQVFGTREALLLMMMAYIFSFAIRMIWVYQFHGNPNFFWNEQLMINTNDGYCFASGVQKVLFDMHADNPRIPSVWSYGVVALTVLLTKLTPFTMETIILYMPAIISSLVVVPIILITRLYKESAWGFFAALVGSITWSYYNRTMIGYYDTDMFSAMAPMFILYFLMKSTVDFSLKSALYAALAIAIYPFLYNSGASIVYAMGIIYALYLIVYHRNQETTYYSIILVFLALIPFPFDDPFSYILKIAVLVILYIFLYQRKILAQKQAMVMAGTLFILFMYYGNVFGLILSKIVFYTTTGTTGKGLHFYSVSQTIREAGKIPFEIFANRISGSIPSLIVAIAGYIMLVIRYRPFLLALPLVAIGAFAIWGGLRFTVYAVPIAAISSVYLSHFLISKISKRRGSYIFGMMMLVVAILSPNIKHIIGYRVPTVMKSIEVRDLDRLKQISSSKDYTIAWWDYGYPIWFYSNTNTIIDGAKHQNDNFIVSKIMQTDSPELAANLSRLAVETYVSSGYKNITDTLFKNGQKDQIDPNLLLTELESRSYKLPKKSREVYLYFPSKMYSIFPVVARFGNIDLTTGEPERNIAFYPTRKIKSKKDFLKFSNGIVFDISRGELILRKRRVPLKYFVTTGFSNDGKQRTRAQMYHSDGRYAVIYMQSYGQFIVMDAETFNSMYVQMSILGKYDKTLFELVVSSPYSKIYRVKR, via the coding sequence ATGGAAAACAAACAAGTATTTGGAACAAGAGAAGCACTTCTTTTGATGATGATGGCATATATTTTTAGTTTTGCTATACGTATGATATGGGTATATCAATTTCATGGTAACCCCAATTTTTTCTGGAATGAGCAGTTGATGATTAATACCAATGATGGGTACTGCTTTGCCTCTGGTGTACAAAAAGTACTCTTTGATATGCATGCAGATAATCCTCGCATCCCTTCTGTGTGGTCTTATGGAGTGGTGGCATTAACTGTATTGCTTACTAAACTAACGCCATTTACCATGGAAACGATTATACTTTATATGCCTGCAATTATTTCAAGTTTGGTTGTGGTGCCCATTATACTTATTACGAGACTCTACAAAGAGTCAGCATGGGGATTTTTTGCAGCATTGGTGGGTTCCATTACGTGGAGTTACTATAACCGTACGATGATAGGGTATTATGATACTGATATGTTTTCGGCAATGGCACCGATGTTTATTCTATACTTCCTAATGAAGAGTACTGTAGATTTTAGTTTAAAATCAGCACTGTATGCGGCATTAGCAATTGCAATATATCCATTTCTCTATAATTCGGGAGCCTCTATTGTCTATGCAATGGGTATAATATATGCACTATATCTCATTGTGTATCATCGCAATCAAGAGACTACTTATTACTCAATCATACTTGTTTTTCTAGCATTGATTCCCTTTCCTTTTGATGATCCATTTTCCTATATTTTAAAAATTGCTGTACTTGTGATACTTTATATATTTTTGTATCAGAGAAAGATATTGGCACAAAAACAGGCAATGGTTATGGCAGGCACACTGTTTATACTTTTTATGTATTATGGAAATGTTTTTGGCTTGATTCTTTCAAAGATTGTTTTTTATACAACAACTGGGACTACAGGTAAAGGTTTACACTTCTACTCGGTATCTCAGACAATCCGAGAAGCAGGAAAGATTCCTTTTGAAATATTTGCAAATCGTATTTCGGGCTCTATACCGAGTTTAATAGTGGCGATAGCAGGATATATTATGCTTGTGATACGTTATCGACCCTTTTTGTTGGCATTACCATTGGTGGCAATAGGCGCCTTTGCAATATGGGGAGGGTTGCGGTTTACTGTATATGCTGTACCCATTGCTGCAATATCTTCAGTCTATCTCTCTCATTTTCTAATTAGTAAAATATCTAAGAGAAGAGGCTCCTATATCTTTGGTATGATGATGCTAGTAGTAGCAATACTCTCTCCAAACATTAAACATATTATTGGGTATAGGGTGCCAACGGTTATGAAGAGTATAGAGGTGCGGGATCTTGATAGGCTTAAGCAGATCTCTTCTTCAAAGGATTATACGATTGCATGGTGGGACTATGGATATCCTATTTGGTTTTATTCTAATACGAATACCATTATTGATGGCGCTAAACATCAAAATGATAACTTTATTGTTTCTAAGATTATGCAGACAGACTCTCCTGAGCTTGCAGCCAATTTAAGCCGGTTAGCAGTAGAGACTTATGTCTCTTCTGGTTATAAAAATATTACTGATACACTTTTTAAAAATGGTCAAAAAGATCAGATAGATCCAAATCTACTTTTGACAGAACTTGAGAGTCGTTCATATAAGCTTCCTAAGAAGAGTAGAGAAGTTTATTTATATTTTCCCTCCAAAATGTATAGTATCTTTCCGGTAGTAGCACGGTTTGGAAATATTGACCTAACAACTGGGGAGCCTGAGCGAAATATTGCATTTTATCCTACACGGAAAATAAAGAGCAAAAAAGATTTTTTAAAATTTTCAAATGGTATTGTTTTTGATATTTCTAGGGGTGAACTAATTCTCAGAAAGAGACGAGTGCCTCTAAAGTATTTTGTAACTACAGGGTTTTCCAATGATGGAAAGCAGCGGACTCGTGCACAGATGTATCATTCTGATGGTAGATATGCAGTCATCTATATGCAAAGTTATGGACAGTTCATTGTAATGGATGCAGAGACATTTAACTCTATGTATGTGCAGATGTCTATTTTAGGAAAATATGACAAAACACTTTTTGAATTGGTTGTCTCTTCTCCATATTCGAAGATATATCGCGTAAAAAGATAA